One Glycine max cultivar Williams 82 chromosome 1, Glycine_max_v4.0, whole genome shotgun sequence genomic window, AAACTCTCatgaaagtaaattatattaagttgaagtattttactaaaaaaaacatagtaATATTGCATATGCCACATACCATAACCAATCTGGATGGATAAGGGAAACTTGGATAATAAATTCAAAGCTTGCATCATCTACAATTTGAGTAAAAGGTTGGGGTTTTGCTAAAAGGTACATATGGAATTGTCTAGCAGTACTACCAAACCAAGCCCAAGTGGGCTCACTATTTGATGGGTTTCTTAATATCTACCATTGACCCATACCATGCAGCAATATAattcaactaattaaataaaaattatcaaacagTTGATGTAAAACTCCACCAAACTGAAATTTATATATCCATGAATACATGAATAATAGCACCAACGCCCCCACAAACGTGCATAATTTGCGTGTATATATGGTGTCACGTATACATGTCGCTGTTTAACGTGCGTAAAGGGTAAGTGTCCaactttttattcattaattttgatGAATGTGTTTAGGTTTCCTAAGATGATGACAGCTTCGGATAATGCATGGAAAGCCCTCTAAGGAATTATTACTAGCCTAATGTGTGATGAATCAAATCATGATAAAGGAGAGTTCATTATTAATTCGAGCAAGACACGAGACACCGACCAGGATAGTATTTGGTAGGGAGCAGAAAATTGTAAGTGAAATCGTATGGTATCAGCCGACAGAGATGCATGGCTGTTAAGTACTGATAAAATGTTATAAGAGGGTATAATCAGAAAATGGTAAATTGCAGACATGTGCGAAGGTACAAACTTATAGGTCGACTCAACCGTGAGTGacacttataaatttttttaaataagagagTTATATGTTAAATCTTTTTACTAATATATgtagttttaaattataattgtggTTACCATAGGATTGCGGCGAGTAAAAAAATCTCTACCTTGCTGATGCAATTATATTCGCAATCATGCCAACACATACAACCTTTTTGCTTTATGAAGTTTAAtaacaaatgatattttttatgggtGAACTTAAAGCTAGAGATGCATTCAATTCCATAAGTAGCTAGAGTTAGATTTAGCTAGCTGGTGTGGTAATGGGCCTGTGATCAAAAGGGGTAGGCTATGAGGTTGGCAAAGGTGTGGAAGTCAAGATGGTGGTTATTGGGAGCACAGAAGGACATGGGTGAAATAATTAATGGCCTTATCACTTCCAAGTTGATGAAATGTAGGGTGTGTGATTATTTGTGGAAATAATTGTGCTGGCATCACTGAAACAATCCTTGGTGGTTCATATTTTGTCCAGCTTCAAAAAAACCCAAAGATTGATTTCTGGCcaattatatttgttattagtGTTTggagagtgttgctaggtgcacccagcatgcaccaacaataatgctGGATGCACCTAACAACACTCGTGTTCGGGTGATTTAGCTGTCATAACAAGCCCACCTCTAAGGTTTTTGATTTAGTATGACCCAGTCCAGATTTAAATTGCTATATAATGGGCTTttggaaaatgataaaaaaatactttaaatcaaaataaaataccaGAGCCCATCCTTCAATAATAAATCTAtttctactatttttttctactattttttttatataaataaagaaaaaatattcattaggtTCTTATGACCGCACAAACTTTATCTCTTAGCttctatatttaaaaatcaCCCTCTTTGATCCTTCTACAAGTACTTTAAAAATTCCTTTTAGTTTTTACTGTTACATAAATATTATCTTGTAATTCTTGTCATTATGTAACGAGACCAAAAGAGATTTGAAAATACAAAGATTATAAAAGACGTTTTTTTCGtataaaggactaaaaaataaaatttatacagctataaagttataaaaattaaatgagtaaTGTTTAGAGAACTCTCTCACTCCTTTAATTAGttcattatttgtattttttttctgattttcaTTTCATAATGATTGAGTATAAAAGTTTTCTCTTACTCCTTATTTTTGCATgacttttttaaagaaaataattttaaattataaaagattataataaaaaattattaatgagtTAGAAAAGTTCttattaatacaaaaattaaatttatctttatccAGTATTATTcatctcaattttttatttaaaatatattaaaacaataaacaatttcttaacattataaacattttatttcccttttatctAAGACTATccactcatttttttattttaatttataataaatctaaaatctACTATAGtttgaatgattttatttaaaatttaaactaacattatcttttaaattttttattttttatctataattattaataaacacaaTTATCTCATAAAAATCacccataataataataagtaattacTAACTAATAACTTTTCAATATGATATTGACAGTTATTACaatcaattcaaacaaaaaaaaggaagagagtaAAGACACGatatttttcaacatttttatataataactaaacatCATTAAAGAGTTATACACACTTTTTGTAAGTGACTGTGGTGTGGGTAACAGCAGAAGAATGCTCCGTTCAACTCCAATTCCGGCACCGTACAATTCGGTGCCAGTTCTCTCTCGCGCCCGCACGTGTCACTCTCTAGCACCTGCACGTGCCGTTCATTCCCATTCCTCTTTCGTTTCGCGGCTCGTGTTCCCACAATTCCGGCAATACATCGTAAATGTTCCCGGCCGAGTGTTTGTCGCGGCAGCCGCAAAGAAGCAACGGCGCGGCGGCGCTGAACTCGCTGTAACGGACGACGGTTTCGACGATGACGAGGAGTACGACGACGACGATTTTTATGATGAGtacgatgatgatgatgatgatgaagaagaagagtttgatgatgatgaagatgatgagggGATGCTTTcattggagaagatgaataaATGGTTTGAGAAGAAGCCGAGGGGTTTTGGCGAAGGGAAAGTTTACGACACTTCGGTTGAGGATAAGCTGCTCGAGGAAATGCGCCAGAGTAGAATAGCGCAGGCTGAGAACTTGAAGAAGCTTATGAGCAACCCAGTAAAACATGCTTCCAATGAAAGTGTTCAAAAGAAGAAAGGTTAGCCaccaaaaatctttttttttttttatttgggttGCGCCTGTCGTGTTGAAATTAGTTCGAATAAATGACCATTTTGGTCTGAATGTGTAAGCCGGTGATGATTTAATCCTTGAAAGAAAATTCTTATTTAGTCCTGAACGTGTAAAAAGTAAGACAATTGTTACGTAGTTGTTGCACCGTTTACATACTAAATTGTCTCCACTTTACACATTCAGGGACATTTACACATTTAGTTCCGAGTTGATTTGTTCGGTGAAATTATTCTGTAATTGACGTTGGGGTTCCGTTCAAAGAGTCATGTATTGTGTTTCTTTCCCGTGTATGTGTGAAGTGTTTTTCTTGTCAAGGGTGAAGTGGGTAATGGAGGTCTCTTTTCGTTAGTACATATCAGCATATGCAAGTATAACTGCTATAGTTTTGTCGAGTGACTACATTAGACAAGAGTCATGTAATTACTCAGGTGTTTTCGGGGCTTTTCTCCAATTAGAATTGAAGTTTAATCTCGATAACTTATGCTGACTTTTTAATGCAAACCTCTATAAGGTAGATTATCGAGGTGAAACTCAAATTTTGATTGGAGAATAATGTTAAAGTACTTAAGGAACTATATCCAAAACAACGTAAGCCTCTATCCCATGCAATTGGCTACATTAGTAAGTATATGCATGGAGGAATGCTACCAACAAATTCTTTTTAACACTGATTTTGGTGTAGGTCCCACTGATCTTGCTATTTATTTAGTGAGACTTAGGTGGAATAGGATCATTTGcagtggaaaaaaaaacatgacttCTTGTAGTGTTTTAATCGcaccattaattttttaaaacttccattttataataaaacttgtcatattaaaaatatttaatgaatggATTCTCTGCCGTACCTAATGGGATCCTAGATCTTCAATAAATATTGTCAATAGattaatatatttctattaaaaacTTGAAAAGCGGTAAGATCATCACAGTTGACTCTCAAGTTTTTTGTTCCCACTTTAGAGAATATATTCCCTTCATTGAGGAGTTCACTTTCCAGTGatcgaaaaaaatttaaagacttGTGAAAATAAATGTTAGGGTCCAATATCATATATTCTTCTTGTTGTTGTCTGTCTTACTTTTGGATGAATATGAAACCAATGTCAAAGACTATTGAGTTGCAAAGTATTTGCTTTCCATTTATACTGAGCCCATTATTTGAAATCTGACTCTTATCTATTGCCGTGCAACTTTGCAGATGCAGAACTTGTTCCAATTGGAGGTCGAGTGTGCTTGGTGAACCtaccaaagaaaaagaacatccATAAAGATCTGAAATCAGCTTTGCAAGGGATTCCTGGCATAATTAATATAGTCCCAGCTGTTACTGGAAACAAGAAGACGAGGGACCCAATCTGCAAGGGTTTTGCATATGTTGATTTCAAGCGTGAAGAAGATGCAGTTAGGTGTGTTCTAACCTCAATCTTGTGTCTGCTTCGAATCTACAACcccaagaaaaataataatgaaaaaaagggAAGAGTAAGTTTAGCCTGAGATTGATAGGTTCAGAATTTAGAATAAACTAGAAATaaacaagaattcaaaataCAAGAGAGGGAGATCAAGAATGAATTATTATTTCAGAGTAATTGCTCTGCCAATGGACAAAATCCACTCTACATCTGAATGACCAGCTAGTTACAAATCAAACCCTATGCTCAGCTGTGACATAAGTTTTGCTGCAAGCTTCTTCAAATATTTCATTGAAGTCTCCAAAGTATACCCACTTGACTGCTAACCCACTTCGCTGCTTCTTTTTGGTATACATCTTCAATACCTTCTTCCCCTGGTCCCTAACTGATACATGCAGTGCATGACATCACTGTAATAAGAAATTATCAGGATTGgagattttttttcatgaattttgAGGTTCGAGTCTTTTGACACAGAGGAATCCTTAGTTTAGCATTCCTTAAAAgtgtttcctttgattggatCATGAAAATATGTGAAACAAGTACATGATAGTTTCTTTGCTTGGATAATTGATTCAAGCTTCTTCATGTTATTTTAATTGGCTTAAGTGAAATGAGTGCATGTATAGGATCTGTGCAATTTGATTATTGTGCTTTTGTTATTGAAAAAGTTTGCTGCTGGTACACACTGTTTAAATTGTTTTGACTGTGCTAGTATCTTACTATTTCCATTGTTCTCTCCCTTAGGTTCGTAGAGTTATACACTGGACAAACTATTACTTTTGGTAAAATTCAGAAGCAGATAAAATGTGAGCTTCTAAATGTACAGTCTTCATCTTCTCTGAAATTAAGCAAAAACCTTAGTGCTGCTCCGCAACTTGTGGCCGCTGCCTTTGAAGAAGA contains:
- the LOC100776108 gene encoding ubiquitin carboxyl-terminal hydrolase 36 is translated as MLRSTPIPAPYNSVPVLSRARTCHSLAPARAVHSHSSFVSRLVFPQFRQYIVNVPGRVFVAAAAKKQRRGGAELAVTDDGFDDDEEYDDDDFYDEYDDDDDDEEEEFDDDEDDEGMLSLEKMNKWFEKKPRGFGEGKVYDTSVEDKLLEEMRQSRIAQAENLKKLMSNPVKHASNESVQKKKDAELVPIGGRVCLVNLPKKKNIHKDLKSALQGIPGIINIVPAVTGNKKTRDPICKGFAYVDFKREEDAVRFVELYTGQTITFGKIQKQIKCELLNVQSSSSLKLSKNLSAAPQLVAAAFEEDSNEDSNLDGSARSSWDETNSSDDLDDLDYQMNGEEQEDDEDNQESVTALGVDHDDNVEMRIDPENISLPSEQVDRNPAAVQKSSAKVKQENARKKKPISKEKTKKVLDVPGSSRRLKIREKAVLSEVFSKYGLKATLASKDN